The Peribacillus sp. FSL E2-0218 genome contains a region encoding:
- the lpdA gene encoding dihydrolipoyl dehydrogenase: protein MAEEFDLVILGGGTGGYVAAIRAAQLGLKTAVVEKGKLGGTCLHNGCIPSKALLRSAEVYQTAVKSEEFGIVTGDVQVDFSKVQDRKNKVVEQLYKGVQHLMKQGKITVYEGLGRILGPSIFSPMPGTISVEMNNGTENEMLIPQNIIIATGSRPRTLPGLQIDGELVLTSDEALKLESLPGSIIIVGGGVIGIEWASMLNDFGVDVTVLEYADRIIPTEDNDISSEMKRLLSKKGVKIVTGAKVLPETLKKDGSVAISAEVNGVTQEFTAEKMLVSVGRSANVEGIGLENTDIVKEKGFIETNEFFQTKETHIYAIGDCIGGLQLAHVASHEGITAVEHMAGQKPERLDYSLISKCVYSSPEAASVGLTEEQAKKEGYELKIGKFPFRAVGKALVFGEADGFVKIIADKKTDDILGVHMIGPHVTDMISEAGLASVLDATPWEIAKTIHPHPSLSEAIGEAALAVDGLAIHS from the coding sequence TTGGCTGAAGAATTTGACCTCGTTATCCTCGGAGGAGGAACTGGCGGGTATGTGGCTGCAATAAGGGCTGCTCAATTAGGTTTGAAAACGGCTGTCGTGGAGAAAGGAAAACTCGGCGGTACGTGTCTACATAATGGATGTATCCCTTCAAAAGCACTTTTAAGAAGTGCGGAGGTGTATCAGACTGCCGTGAAAAGTGAGGAATTCGGTATTGTTACCGGAGATGTCCAGGTGGATTTCTCAAAGGTGCAGGACAGGAAAAATAAAGTCGTCGAACAACTTTATAAGGGTGTCCAGCACTTGATGAAACAAGGGAAGATAACGGTGTATGAAGGATTGGGGCGTATCCTTGGTCCATCGATCTTTTCGCCGATGCCAGGAACGATTTCCGTGGAAATGAACAATGGCACTGAAAATGAAATGCTGATTCCCCAGAATATCATCATCGCTACCGGTTCACGTCCAAGGACACTTCCAGGATTGCAAATCGATGGCGAGTTGGTGCTTACTTCGGATGAAGCTCTTAAGCTTGAGAGCCTGCCAGGTTCGATCATAATTGTAGGTGGCGGAGTCATCGGGATTGAATGGGCATCGATGCTGAATGATTTTGGTGTGGACGTAACGGTACTGGAATATGCGGATAGGATCATTCCGACCGAGGACAATGATATTTCAAGTGAAATGAAGCGTCTCCTCAGCAAGAAAGGCGTCAAAATCGTCACGGGAGCCAAGGTGCTGCCGGAAACCCTGAAAAAGGATGGTTCAGTAGCCATTTCTGCAGAAGTAAATGGAGTGACACAGGAATTCACGGCTGAAAAAATGCTAGTTTCCGTAGGCCGATCGGCAAATGTTGAAGGAATCGGCCTTGAAAATACTGATATCGTGAAAGAAAAGGGCTTCATTGAAACCAATGAGTTCTTCCAAACGAAGGAAACGCATATCTACGCGATCGGGGACTGTATCGGCGGTTTGCAATTGGCTCACGTCGCTTCACATGAAGGGATTACAGCCGTTGAACATATGGCTGGTCAAAAACCGGAACGATTGGATTATTCACTTATATCTAAATGTGTATATTCAAGTCCTGAAGCGGCCAGCGTCGGCTTGACAGAAGAGCAGGCGAAAAAGGAAGGGTACGAGCTTAAAATTGGTAAATTCCCATTCCGGGCCGTCGGTAAGGCACTTGTTTTCGGGGAAGCGGATGGCTTCGTCAAAATCATTGCAGACAAGAAAACGGATGATATCCTGGGGGTTCATATGATAGGACCGCATGTCACGGATATGATTTCCGAAGCTGGTCTTGCCAGTGTGCTTGATGCGACGCCTTGGGAGATAGCAAAGACCATTCATCCGCACCCAAGTCTTTCCGAAGCAATCGGCGAGGCTGCGCTTGCTGTCGATGGACTTGCCATTCATTCATAA
- the bcd gene encoding branched-chain amino acid dehydrogenase, with product MEIFKYLEKYDYEQLLFCQDKQSGLKAIIAIHDTTLGPALGGTRMWTYASEEDAIEDALRLSKGMTYKNAAAGLNLGGGKTVIIGDPRKDKNEEMFRAFGRYIQGLNGRYITAEDVGTTVEDMDLIHEETDFVTGISPAFGSSGNPSPVTAYGVYRGMKAAAKEAFGTDSLEGKVVAVQGVGNVAYNLCRHLHEEGAKLIVTDINKDSVARAVEAFGATAVNTDEIYGVECDIYAPCALGAVINDQTINQIKAKVIAGAANNQLKEAVHGDQIHEKGIIYAPDYVINAGGVINVADELLGYNRERALKKVEMVYDTIERVIEIAKRDQIPTYKAADRMAEERIARMRNSRSQFLQNEKHILNGRK from the coding sequence ATGGAAATTTTTAAATATCTTGAGAAGTATGATTACGAACAATTGCTATTCTGTCAGGATAAACAATCAGGATTGAAAGCGATCATAGCCATTCATGATACGACGTTGGGACCAGCGCTTGGCGGTACGAGGATGTGGACGTATGCTTCCGAGGAGGATGCAATCGAAGATGCCTTGAGGCTCTCAAAAGGAATGACCTATAAGAACGCGGCTGCCGGGTTGAATTTAGGCGGAGGGAAAACCGTCATCATCGGCGATCCGCGTAAAGATAAAAATGAAGAAATGTTCCGTGCCTTCGGAAGGTATATCCAAGGGTTGAACGGACGTTATATAACAGCTGAAGATGTAGGGACAACGGTGGAGGATATGGATCTTATACATGAAGAAACGGATTTTGTAACCGGGATTTCCCCTGCATTCGGTTCTTCAGGCAACCCGTCCCCTGTAACGGCTTATGGCGTTTATCGCGGAATGAAGGCCGCGGCAAAAGAAGCTTTCGGCACGGATTCATTGGAAGGGAAGGTCGTTGCCGTTCAAGGAGTCGGGAATGTAGCCTATAACTTATGCCGTCATCTTCATGAGGAGGGAGCTAAGCTCATCGTTACGGATATCAATAAAGATAGCGTGGCCCGTGCGGTTGAAGCGTTTGGCGCAACTGCCGTGAATACGGATGAGATTTATGGAGTCGAATGCGATATCTATGCACCTTGTGCATTAGGTGCCGTCATCAATGATCAAACCATCAACCAAATCAAGGCGAAGGTCATTGCAGGAGCAGCCAATAATCAATTGAAGGAAGCTGTTCATGGTGACCAAATCCATGAGAAGGGCATTATCTATGCTCCTGATTATGTCATTAATGCAGGCGGAGTCATAAATGTCGCCGATGAGCTTTTAGGGTATAATCGGGAAAGAGCCCTTAAGAAGGTGGAAATGGTTTATGACACCATTGAACGAGTGATCGAGATTGCAAAACGTGATCAAATTCCAACTTATAAAGCGGCGGACCGGATGGCAGAGGAACGAATTGCACGAATGAGGAATTCAAGAAGCCAATTTCTGCAAAATGAAAAGCATATCTTGAATGGACGTAAATGA
- a CDS encoding sigma-54-dependent Fis family transcriptional regulator: protein MQKVMIVGGGVGGTTVLKLLSESEVFSMVCMADTNGLAEGMLVAKERRIPTVTSWSEGMNEDLDIIVDTTGDPSVYKEIKREMGEKTILIPGSVALIMSKLFEEKNRLINKLENASAKMDLILNTTSEGMVVIDHDGLVVMFNDSAERAANAKRKDVIGRHITDLVPSTGLLRVMETNRKEVNQRIILDNGLELIATRIPLVNAEKQVIGAFSMFRNKTEAVQLAEQITDLKEIQTMLQAIIQSSDEAISVVDEKGRGLLINPAYTRITGLTKTQVIGKPASIDIYEGESMHMKVLQTKKPVRGVNMRVGPKHKEVIVNVAPIIVDGHLKGSVGVIHDVSEIQNLTHELNRARQIIRTLQAKYSFDDIIGASEEMKLPVEQAKLSARTPATVLLRGESGTGKELFAHAIHNASDRKFNKFVRVNCAAISESLLESELFGYEEGAFTGAIRGGKVGFFEEANQGSIFLDEIGELPANIQAKLLRVLQEREIIRVGGTKPIAINVRVIAATNINLEKAIRNGTFREDLYFRLNRMPIFIAPLRKRKEDLRELAEHLIHKINQEYGRSIEGITDAAIEKMQNYDWPGNVRELENILGRAIIFMKLNETTIDIQHIPDFIETISFKHDKEATTKPPSYVSGKKLSEIIDQYEAEIIEQAVHTFNGNKTLTAKALGISVRNLYYKMEKLEL from the coding sequence ATGCAAAAGGTCATGATAGTAGGAGGGGGCGTCGGGGGCACAACCGTGTTGAAACTCCTTTCGGAAAGTGAAGTATTCTCGATGGTTTGTATGGCTGATACGAATGGATTAGCAGAAGGGATGCTGGTTGCAAAAGAACGAAGGATTCCTACAGTGACTAGCTGGAGCGAGGGGATGAACGAGGATCTGGACATCATCGTCGATACCACGGGAGATCCATCAGTCTATAAAGAGATCAAAAGGGAGATGGGCGAAAAAACGATCCTCATTCCTGGCAGCGTAGCCCTCATCATGTCCAAGCTATTTGAAGAAAAAAATCGGTTGATCAATAAATTGGAGAACGCTTCGGCAAAAATGGACTTGATCCTTAATACGACCAGTGAAGGAATGGTCGTGATCGACCATGACGGATTGGTCGTCATGTTCAATGATAGTGCCGAACGAGCAGCGAATGCAAAACGTAAGGATGTCATTGGCAGGCACATTACAGATCTCGTCCCTTCAACGGGGTTATTGCGTGTCATGGAAACGAACCGGAAAGAAGTAAATCAACGAATCATCCTGGATAATGGATTGGAGCTCATTGCGACAAGAATTCCTCTCGTAAATGCCGAAAAGCAAGTAATCGGTGCGTTTTCCATGTTCAGGAACAAGACGGAAGCGGTACAATTGGCGGAGCAAATCACGGATTTGAAAGAAATTCAGACGATGCTGCAAGCGATCATTCAATCCAGTGATGAAGCCATTTCAGTCGTTGATGAGAAGGGTAGGGGACTTTTGATCAATCCTGCGTATACACGAATCACTGGCTTGACAAAGACCCAAGTGATTGGGAAGCCGGCCTCCATTGACATTTACGAGGGCGAGAGCATGCATATGAAAGTGCTCCAGACAAAAAAGCCTGTAAGGGGTGTCAATATGCGTGTCGGCCCGAAGCATAAGGAAGTCATTGTGAATGTTGCTCCGATCATTGTCGATGGACACCTGAAAGGAAGTGTGGGCGTCATTCATGATGTTTCGGAAATTCAAAACCTGACGCATGAATTGAACCGGGCACGACAGATCATCAGGACGCTACAGGCCAAATATTCCTTTGATGATATAATAGGGGCTTCCGAAGAGATGAAGCTTCCCGTTGAACAGGCGAAATTATCGGCAAGGACACCGGCGACTGTCTTATTGAGGGGCGAATCAGGGACAGGCAAGGAGCTTTTTGCCCATGCCATCCATAATGCGAGCGATAGGAAATTCAATAAATTCGTTCGAGTCAATTGTGCAGCCATCTCTGAATCATTACTGGAAAGTGAACTGTTCGGATATGAAGAGGGAGCCTTTACAGGAGCAATCAGGGGCGGAAAGGTCGGTTTTTTTGAAGAGGCCAATCAAGGGAGTATCTTTTTGGACGAAATTGGCGAATTGCCAGCCAATATCCAAGCTAAATTGCTTCGGGTTTTACAAGAGCGGGAAATCATCAGAGTAGGCGGAACAAAGCCAATTGCCATCAATGTCAGGGTCATAGCCGCCACGAATATCAATCTTGAAAAAGCGATAAGAAATGGAACTTTCAGGGAAGACTTATATTTCAGGCTGAACCGCATGCCCATTTTCATCGCTCCCCTTCGAAAGCGAAAGGAAGATTTGAGGGAACTGGCGGAACATTTAATCCATAAAATCAATCAGGAGTATGGCAGGAGCATAGAGGGAATCACCGATGCTGCCATAGAGAAGATGCAAAACTATGACTGGCCGGGGAATGTCAGGGAACTGGAGAACATTTTAGGACGGGCGATCATTTTCATGAAATTGAATGAGACAACCATTGATATCCAGCATATTCCGGATTTTATCGAAACGATATCATTCAAACATGATAAAGAAGCGACGACGAAGCCGCCTTCATACGTATCAGGTAAAAAGCTATCGGAGATAATAGACCAGTATGAAGCAGAAATCATCGAGCAGGCGGTACATACCTTTAATGGAAATAAAACGCTTACGGCAAAAGCGCTGGGGATTTCAGTCAGAAATCTATATTATAAAATGGAAAAATTAGAACTATGA
- a CDS encoding DUF2627 domain-containing protein, producing the protein MKRLLAFMILFIPGAFAAYGIKIMRDMVFGILQPPYPLLWMQFLIGLIITIGGIAFIAGFILHRDRKQNKVQSRFNKF; encoded by the coding sequence ATGAAACGCTTACTCGCTTTTATGATTCTTTTTATACCCGGCGCCTTTGCCGCCTATGGCATAAAAATAATGAGGGACATGGTGTTCGGTATTTTACAGCCTCCCTATCCACTCCTTTGGATGCAATTCTTGATCGGCCTGATCATTACCATTGGCGGGATTGCCTTTATTGCAGGGTTCATCCTTCATCGGGATCGAAAACAAAACAAAGTCCAAAGCAGGTTCAATAAGTTTTGA
- a CDS encoding glycerophosphodiester phosphodiesterase, giving the protein MTLIFAHRGSAGTHPENTMSAFNEAVRVGADGIETDVQLSKDGEVVIIHDEKLDRTTNASGYVKDRTLRELKTLNASFGTKGKWGREKIPTLVELLNWLSHNQLLCNIELKNTLFLYPGLEAKVIQLVRAYKMEDRIILSSFNHYSLVTCHQLAPELETAPLYRDGLYMPWVYAKAIGGSAIHPNIRAAPDVIIQACLSMGMPVRPYTINKAAEMRRLFDLGCSAFITDFPEEAVRVREGHHR; this is encoded by the coding sequence ATGACCTTAATCTTTGCTCATCGAGGCTCGGCAGGAACACATCCGGAAAATACGATGTCCGCATTCAATGAAGCGGTACGCGTCGGAGCGGATGGAATTGAAACGGACGTCCAGCTCTCGAAAGACGGGGAAGTGGTCATCATCCATGACGAGAAGCTCGACCGAACGACAAATGCATCGGGATATGTGAAGGATCGGACACTGCGGGAGTTGAAAACCCTCAATGCATCCTTCGGTACAAAGGGGAAATGGGGAAGAGAAAAAATACCGACCCTCGTGGAATTATTGAACTGGCTAAGCCATAATCAGTTGTTGTGCAATATTGAATTGAAAAACACGCTTTTTCTGTATCCAGGCTTGGAAGCGAAGGTCATACAACTCGTCCGTGCCTACAAAATGGAGGATAGGATCATTCTTTCTTCCTTCAATCATTATAGTTTGGTGACTTGTCACCAATTAGCGCCTGAACTGGAAACCGCACCGCTTTATCGGGATGGTCTTTACATGCCGTGGGTTTATGCAAAGGCAATTGGCGGAAGCGCCATCCACCCGAATATTCGTGCTGCCCCCGATGTCATCATTCAAGCCTGTTTGAGCATGGGTATGCCTGTACGGCCCTATACCATCAATAAAGCAGCCGAAATGAGGCGATTATTCGACTTGGGATGCAGCGCCTTCATCACCGATTTTCCGGAAGAAGCGGTTCGGGTCAGGGAAGGACATCATAGGTAG
- a CDS encoding FapA family protein, with protein MIFEENEHFVLESASGLVYITVFLKGFSILGFNPVLLKFPQIMLEHVKDLKQALTEATGERIPVGRLKPIIELDMAEDKMSARVKLNCSEAHLKENHSAIVGNILESLQKEHITDGILMNVLQNELTINDRKVIAIGKEPVHGKDAVVTYFKRSERKPAVREDGKADYYDMSFLDEVKKGDWLGERIPPSSGEMGQLITGELALPRKGKDKHLVYDKKTVEPYEEDGKIVLRALIDGVVDFRDGKITVGPHLSIDGDVGIETGHIEFDGSVTVKGTVVDHFSVTATKDISILSELGISNVKEIKSKEGDVFIKGGIFGKGLSKVSAERNIFVKHANECHLTAGENIHIGSYSLGSFLKAKNIFTDEKKGKLIGGVIEAQAKVRAAVIGNRMQRKTVINVKGFNRNLIKDELNQILLLYKSKLEQLELIKERLEVYEMFLGEWTEVQHFQYEQTRKRLESMLAQIFQIDEERKSIMDMLESKGEGEIMIGQMAFPDTRLQIKSLERKLNVMTKGTFYAENNHLHFD; from the coding sequence TTGATCTTTGAAGAAAATGAGCATTTTGTATTAGAATCGGCGTCAGGATTGGTATATATAACCGTTTTTCTGAAGGGCTTTTCCATTCTGGGTTTTAACCCAGTCCTGCTCAAGTTCCCACAAATCATGCTGGAGCATGTAAAAGACTTAAAACAAGCCCTGACGGAGGCTACCGGGGAGAGAATTCCGGTGGGCCGGCTGAAACCCATAATCGAGTTGGACATGGCTGAGGATAAAATGTCTGCACGTGTAAAACTCAATTGTTCAGAAGCTCACCTTAAAGAAAATCATTCAGCCATCGTGGGAAATATTCTCGAGAGCCTTCAAAAGGAACATATTACAGACGGCATATTGATGAATGTTTTGCAAAACGAACTGACCATCAACGATCGTAAGGTCATTGCGATTGGGAAAGAACCAGTCCATGGCAAGGATGCCGTCGTTACCTATTTTAAACGATCGGAACGAAAACCTGCGGTCAGGGAAGATGGTAAAGCTGATTATTATGATATGAGTTTTCTTGATGAGGTGAAGAAGGGCGATTGGCTCGGTGAAAGGATACCGCCTTCCTCAGGAGAAATGGGGCAGTTGATTACAGGGGAGCTTGCGTTGCCTAGAAAAGGAAAAGACAAACACCTTGTTTATGACAAAAAAACGGTTGAGCCATATGAGGAAGACGGTAAGATCGTACTCAGGGCGTTGATTGACGGGGTAGTGGACTTCAGGGATGGGAAGATCACGGTAGGCCCCCACTTATCGATTGATGGAGATGTAGGGATTGAAACCGGGCATATCGAATTTGATGGAAGCGTTACGGTTAAAGGGACAGTCGTGGACCATTTTTCCGTGACGGCTACAAAGGATATTTCCATACTAAGTGAGCTCGGTATAAGCAATGTGAAAGAAATCAAATCAAAAGAGGGAGACGTTTTCATTAAAGGCGGCATATTCGGTAAAGGCCTATCAAAGGTTTCTGCAGAAAGGAACATTTTTGTGAAACACGCCAATGAATGCCACTTGACGGCAGGGGAAAATATACATATCGGATCATATTCACTAGGCAGCTTCCTTAAAGCAAAGAATATTTTCACTGATGAAAAAAAGGGGAAATTGATTGGCGGCGTTATCGAAGCTCAAGCAAAGGTGAGGGCGGCAGTGATCGGTAACCGTATGCAACGGAAAACGGTCATTAATGTTAAGGGGTTTAACCGTAATCTTATCAAGGATGAATTGAACCAGATCTTGCTTTTATATAAATCAAAGCTTGAACAATTGGAATTGATCAAGGAAAGGCTTGAAGTGTATGAGATGTTTCTTGGTGAATGGACTGAAGTGCAGCATTTCCAATATGAACAAACCAGAAAGCGGTTGGAAAGTATGCTCGCCCAAATTTTTCAAATTGATGAGGAACGGAAATCGATCATGGATATGCTTGAATCTAAAGGGGAAGGGGAAATCATGATTGGACAAATGGCGTTTCCCGATACACGGTTGCAAATCAAAAGTCTGGAAAGGAAATTGAATGTTATGACGAAAGGAACCTTTTATGCCGAAAATAATCACCTGCATTTTGATTGA
- the spo0A gene encoding sporulation transcription factor Spo0A: MKKIKVCVVDDNRELVGLLEEYISAQEDMEVIGVAHNGQDCLGMLENVDPDILILDIIMPHLDGLGVLEKLREVKRGAMPNVIMLTAFGQEDVTKKAVDLGASYFILKPFDMENLANHIRQVSNKGQAVLKNHSQFSYRPQNESKPKNLDASITSIIHEIGVPAHIKGYLYLREAISMVYNDIELLGSITKVLYPDIAKKYNTTASRVERAIRHAIEVAWSRGNIESISSLFGYTVSMTKAKPTNSEFIAMVADKLRLEHKAS, translated from the coding sequence GTGAAAAAAATTAAGGTGTGCGTTGTAGATGATAATAGAGAACTTGTTGGCCTTCTGGAAGAATACATTTCTGCACAGGAAGATATGGAGGTAATCGGGGTAGCCCATAACGGTCAAGATTGCCTGGGGATGCTGGAAAACGTTGATCCCGATATATTGATCCTCGATATTATCATGCCTCATTTAGATGGGTTAGGTGTATTGGAGAAGCTTCGTGAAGTAAAACGGGGTGCCATGCCTAACGTAATTATGCTTACTGCCTTTGGTCAAGAAGATGTCACGAAAAAAGCCGTTGATTTGGGCGCGTCCTACTTCATCCTGAAGCCTTTTGATATGGAGAATTTGGCCAATCATATTCGTCAGGTGAGCAATAAAGGGCAGGCAGTATTGAAAAATCATAGCCAATTCAGTTATCGTCCCCAAAATGAATCCAAGCCCAAGAACCTGGATGCCAGCATTACAAGCATTATCCATGAGATTGGTGTGCCTGCACATATTAAGGGTTATTTGTATTTAAGGGAAGCCATATCCATGGTGTACAACGATATTGAACTGTTGGGGTCGATCACCAAAGTGTTGTATCCGGATATTGCCAAAAAATACAATACAACCGCCAGCCGTGTTGAGCGTGCCATCCGCCATGCGATTGAAGTGGCCTGGAGCCGCGGTAACATCGAATCCATTTCATCCCTATTCGGTTATACCGTCAGCATGACTAAGGCAAAGCCTACGAATTCCGAATTCATCGCGATGGTCGCCGACAAGCTCCGTCTTGAACATAAAGCTTCTTGA
- the spoIVB gene encoding SpoIVB peptidase: MKFVWINRIIGGILLVSLLTLGLYQPSREYFLIPNHLVLFEGSQYSISKSLPVSAKASGSSDGISLHDEQASITLGAEKPGTNEVLLDVAGLPAKKVDIRVLKDFKVMPGGQSIGVKLNTLGVLVVGHHLIDTAQGKKSPGEKAKIEIGDIITEINGQTIKKMGDVTPFVQQAGEKGEALKLVINRDNEVLHSTLLPLKDKNEGTYKLGLYIRDSAAGIGTMTFYHPDSKKYGALGHVISDMDTKKPIVVKDGQIVQSTVTSIEKGSNGDPGEKLARFSSNKEKIGNINRNSPFGIFGKLNQDFKNGISDKALPITLSHEVKEGPAKILTVVDGSKVEEFDVEIVSSIPQKFPAIKGMVLKVTDKELLQKTGGIVQGMSGSPIIQNGKLIGAVTHVFVNDPTSGYGVHIEWMLNEAGINIYDKDNYEKAS; the protein is encoded by the coding sequence TTGAAATTTGTATGGATAAACAGGATCATCGGTGGAATTCTCCTTGTTTCGCTATTAACATTAGGGTTATACCAGCCATCTCGTGAATATTTTTTAATTCCAAATCATCTTGTACTATTTGAAGGAAGTCAATATAGTATTTCCAAATCATTGCCTGTTTCTGCAAAAGCTTCGGGATCCAGTGACGGGATTTCGCTTCATGATGAGCAAGCTTCAATTACGCTTGGTGCCGAGAAACCAGGAACGAACGAAGTGTTACTTGATGTGGCGGGATTGCCTGCCAAAAAGGTCGACATTCGGGTGTTGAAGGACTTTAAAGTCATGCCCGGGGGCCAATCCATCGGGGTGAAACTTAATACTCTTGGGGTGCTCGTTGTAGGTCATCATCTCATTGATACTGCGCAGGGGAAAAAATCACCAGGAGAAAAAGCGAAGATTGAAATCGGCGATATTATTACAGAAATCAATGGTCAGACGATAAAGAAGATGGGGGATGTAACCCCTTTTGTTCAGCAGGCAGGTGAGAAGGGGGAAGCGTTGAAACTTGTCATCAATCGTGATAACGAAGTGCTTCATAGTACCCTTTTACCTTTGAAAGATAAGAATGAAGGAACATACAAATTGGGTTTATATATCCGTGATTCAGCAGCTGGCATAGGAACGATGACCTTTTATCACCCGGATTCGAAAAAATATGGGGCATTGGGACATGTTATTTCTGATATGGACACGAAAAAACCGATTGTTGTAAAGGATGGACAAATTGTTCAATCGACGGTCACTTCCATTGAAAAGGGAAGTAATGGTGACCCGGGAGAAAAATTGGCACGCTTTTCATCCAATAAAGAAAAAATAGGCAATATCAATCGAAATAGTCCCTTTGGAATCTTTGGAAAATTAAATCAGGATTTCAAAAACGGAATCAGTGACAAAGCACTTCCCATCACCCTTTCCCATGAGGTAAAGGAAGGACCAGCAAAAATCCTGACTGTGGTGGATGGCTCCAAAGTAGAAGAATTCGATGTGGAAATCGTCAGTTCCATCCCTCAAAAATTTCCTGCCATCAAAGGAATGGTCTTGAAAGTGACGGATAAAGAATTGCTTCAAAAAACGGGCGGGATCGTTCAAGGTATGAGCGGCAGTCCTATCATACAAAATGGGAAATTAATCGGTGCAGTCACCCATGTATTTGTCAATGATCCTACAAGTGGGTATGGAGTCCATATTGAATGGATGTTAAACGAAGCCGGTATCAATATATACGACAAAGATAATTATGAAAAGGCAAGTTGA